The proteins below are encoded in one region of Apteryx mantelli isolate bAptMan1 chromosome 25, bAptMan1.hap1, whole genome shotgun sequence:
- the PTPN22 gene encoding tyrosine-protein phosphatase non-receptor type 22, whose product MDQREILLQNLERAQSKKLNQEAFVDEFLKLKKQSTKYRSDKIYPTAASEQPENIKKNRYKDILPFDHSRVELSLITSDADSHYINANFIKGVYGPRAYIATQGPLSTTVIDFWRMIWEYEVLIVVMACMEFEMGKKKCERYWVEVGDSSLQCGPFSIACEAEDKKNEYVIRTLKVTLNEEIRTIYHFHYKNWPDHDVPSSIDPILELICEIRCYQPDDNVPLCIHCSAGCGRTGVICAIDYTRKLLKDGIVPVNFSIFSLIQEMRTQRPSIVQTKEQYELVYDAVIELLKRQIKAFDAQEDSAASQIQTKHLIAKPLLTPVEEIYSLKLPNCSGQEEQDVHQHYPPVVQSEASLTSLSATGVHDSFGHGVPPIRQAISFGSLNFSNSGKAVAAEKWGTGEALQKHRSLEFNSISSEQLLLNLEPKGIGRRWPHDKAPLTRTKSTPFVLAQQREAQEWDGGDVKPVLSSQLPNACCSSSQVKKQAGFSSVETNHSSRAVDCPPRHRNSKQCPHPYLCSAEDPYFSSLSSDDPASPVFTEHFAEGRDAIFPSCAVTAPVQPALTSSPPPRPVSQHAPLLNDERISSLTLLPQLDDDDPPPLPERTPESFIVVSESGEFPLAASDFQLPARNKNIGTSLEWSGVSRSEVFNDSVRLRPCKSVKLRSCQSEINRDRSNSPPPLPERTPESFVLADAASLQPAARNSTSSSGELGNKASEIPSKEPMTCFRRSKSLKILKNVRKSICSPSSLAKPSESAPSNHSSSFLNFGFANRFSKPKGPRNPPTTWNI is encoded by the exons ATGGACCAAAGGGAAATTCTGCTGCAAAACCTGGAAAGGGCCCAAAGCAAGAAGCTCAACCAAGAAGCATTTGTAGACGAGTTTTTG AAGCTGAAAAAACAGTCAACAAAGTACAGATCGGATAAAATCTACCCTACAGCAGCATCTGAGCAACCAGAGAACATCAAGAAGAACAGATACAAGGACATCTTACCCT TTGACCAcagcagagtggagctgtccctgATCACATCAGATGCAGATTCTCATTACATCAATGCCAACTTCATCAAG GGCGTCTATGGGCCAAGAGCATATATTGCAACCCAGGGTCCTCTTTCCACTACTGTCATTGACTTCTGGAGGATGATTTGGGAGTATGAAGTCCTG ATTGTGGTCATGGCTTGTATGGAGTTTGAAATGGGAAAG AAAAAGTGTGAGCGGTACTGGGTAGAGGTGGGTGACTCTTCCCTGCAGTGTGGTCCTTTCTCCATTGCCTGT GAAGCTGAAGACAAGAAAAATGAATATGTGATTAGAACTTTAAAGGTGACCCTGAATGAA GAAATCCGCACCATCTATCATTTCCACTATAAAAACTGGCCAGACCATGATGTTCCCTCTTCCATTGATCCCATTTTGGAGCTCATCTGTGAGATTCGTTGCTACCAGCCAGATGACAACGTTCCTCTCTGCATCCACTGCAG TGCTGGCTGTGGGAGAACAGGAGTCATCTGTGCTATTGACTACACCCGAAAGCTGCTGAAGGACGGA ATTGTTCCAGTGAACTTCAGTATTTTTAGTCTGATCCAGGAAATGCGCACACAAAGGCCTTCAATTGTGCAAACCAAG GAGCAGTATGAGCTGGTTTATGATGCTGTGATTGAACTCCTGAAAAGGCAGATTAAAGCATTTGATGCCCAAGAAGATTCTGCTGCTTCACAG ATTCAAACAAAGCATCTCATAGCCAAGCCACTTCTGACTCCAGTGGAAGAAATTTATTCTCTGAAATTACCAAACTG CTCAGGGCAAGAGGAGCAGGATGTACATCAACATTATCCTCCTGTGGTGCAAAGTGAAGCGTCCCTGACGTCGTTGTCTGCCACAGGAGTACATGACAGCTTTGGGCACGGAGTCCCTCCCATTAGACAGGCCATTTCCTTTGGGTCTTTGAACTTCAGCAACAGTGGGAAGGCAGTTGCTGCTGAAAAGTGGGGCACGGGGGAAGCTCTCCAGAAACACCGTAGTTTGGAGTTCAACAGCATCTCTTCTGAGCAGCTGCTTCTCAACCTGGAACCTAAGGGAATAGGCAGGAGATGGCCTCATGACAAAGCACCTCTGACACGGACTAAATCTACCCCTTTTGTGCTGGCACAGCAGAGAGAAGCCCAGGAATGGGATGGAGGGGATGTAAAGCCTGTTTTGAGTTCACAGTTGCCAAATGCCTGTTGTTCAAGCTCTCAGGTAAAGAAGCAGGCTGGGTTTTCCTCTGTTGAGACGAACCACTCAAGCAGAGCAGTGGACTGCCCCCCAAGACACAGGAACAGTAAGCAATGTCCTCATCCCTACCTTTGTTCAGCAGAAGACCCTTACTTCTCATCACTCTCTTCAGATGATCCCGCATCCCCAGTGTTTACTGAGCACTTTGCAGAGGGACGTGATGCAATTTTCCCTTCTTGTGCTGTGACTGCCCCAGTGCAGCCTGCCTTGACCAGTTCTCCACCACCCAGGCCTGTGTCCCAGCATGCTCCCCTGTTGAATGATGAGAGGATATCCTCGCTCA CCCTCTTGCCACAGCTGGATGATGATGATCCTCCACCCCTGCCTGAGCGAACCCCAGAGTCCTTTATTGTGGTCAGTGAATCAG GCGAATTCCCTCTGGCAGCTTCTGATTTTCAGCTCCCAGCCAGAAATAAAAACATCGGAACCTCACTGGAGTGGAGTGGTGTGTCTCGCTCAGAGGTTTTTAATGACTCAGTAAGACTGAGACCATGTAAG AGTGTGAAGCTCCGGAGCTGCCAATCAG AGATAAACAGGGATCGCTCTAACTCTCCTCCTCCGCTTCCTGAAAGAACCCCGGAGTCGTTTGTTCTTGCCGATGCAGCAA GTCTGCAGCCTGCTGCAAGGAATTCCACAAGTAGCTCTGGGGAGTTGGGGAACAAAGCTTCTGAAATACCGTCAAAAGAGCCTATGACATGCTTCAGGAGAAGCAAG agtttgaaaatattgaaaaatgtgAGAAAGA GTATCTGTAGTCCCTCTTCACTGGCAAAACCATCAGAATCTGCCCCTTCAAACCATTCAAGCTCTTTTCTTAATTTTG
- the BCL2L15 gene encoding bcl-2-like protein 15 — protein MSTFEKQTEFIVKALFSDLLNEEESAYRSLEKDSGESEQSAEETPSNFDPVVIASRLRRIGDECNLDFGNSSQVVAEVLKGKIEKFGAAVVSLSRSWSNQLPELCYERAFLAASVKLTMYIAKKIPAMVRQIQLVELINGNPQVKSYIESCGGWENFDN, from the exons ATGAGCACTTTTGAGAAACAGACAGAATTCATTGTAAAAGCCTTATTCTCTGATCTCCTAAATGAAGAGGAAAGTGCTTACCGAAGTCTGGAGAAAGATTCAGGAG AATCTGAACAGTCTGCAGAAGAAACTCCAAGTAATTTTGACCCAGTTGTTATCGCCAGTCGTCTGCGACGCATAGGGGATGAGTGCAACCTAGATTTTGGAAATTCCTCGCAGGTTGTTGCTGAAGTACTCAAGGGAAAG atagagaagtttggggctgcaGTGGTTtctctcagcaggagctggagtaACCAGCTTCCTGAGCTTTGCTATGAGAGAGCTTTTCTCGCTGCTTCTGTGAAATTGACAATGTATATTGCGAAGAAAATCCCAGCTATGGTCCGTCAGATTCAACTTGTAGAACTGATTAATGGAAATCCCCAAGTGAAAAGCTACATAGAGTCCTGTGGAGGATGG gagaactTCGACAATTGA